The Bacillus sp. Bos-x628 genome segment TTCTATTTGCAAGAACGTGACATTGCCTTTTAAAAACGCATCAACTGCGACTTCATTTGCCGCATTCAGCACGGCAGGCATTGTCCCCCCTATTTTACCTGATTCATAAGCAAAATGTAAGCAACGATACCTGTCAAAATCCGCTTTTTGGAAATTTAATTGTCCAATCTCCCAAAGGTTCAATGATTTGGCTTCCTTTAATGGCGCTCTGTCAGGGTATGTGAGCGCATATTGAATGGGAACTCTCATATCAGGTGTGCCTAACTGAGCCATCACGCTTTTATCATGAAATTCAACCATGGAATGAATAATGCTCTCTTTATGTAACAGCACATCTATTCGATCATACGGTATATCAAACAACCAATGTGCCTCTATGACTTCAAGCCCCTTATTCATCATTGTAGCTGAATCAATTGTAATTTTTGCTCCCATTGACCAGTTCGGGTGATTCAGTGCCTCTTCAACAGTAACGCCTTCAAGTTCAGTTCGCTTTTTATCTCGGAAGCTACCACCTGATGCCGTCACGATTAGACGCTCTATGTTTTTGGCTTGTTCACCTTGAAGGCATTGAAAAATAGCGGAGTGTTCACTGTCGACAGGAAGTAAAGGCACATCATATTTGTTTGCGTACTCTTTCACTATATGACCAGCTGTTACGAGAGTTTCCTTATTTGCGAGTGCAATCGTCTTTTTTTGTTCCATTGCCTTCAACGTTGGGACAAGCCCGACACTTCCTACAAGTGCATTGACAACGACGTCGACTGAATCATAGGTTGCCGCCAACGTGTTGGCTTCATCACCTATGGCCATCTTGACCTTATATGAAAATGAATGCTCTTTTAGCGTGTGATATGTATCCTCGTCTATACATCCGACGAATTCAGGCTGAAAGTGTTCAATGATTGGAATGGCCTTGTCTACATTTCTGCCAAACGTCATCGCTTTCAGATGAAATTCGTTCGGATGCTGCTTGATCACATCTAATGTTTGTTCTCCAATTGATCCTGTTGCGCCTAATAGCGAAATATATTTCAAATTGCCACTCCTTTTCTCGTTCAGTTTGTTTCTATTCGGTTAGCCGGCAAAAGTGACCAGCAATAAATATAAAAACGGCAGAACGAATAAAAAGCTGTCAAACCTGTCCAAAATCCCGCCATGTCCTGGGAGTATGTGCCCTGAATCCTTTACATCATAATGACGCTTTAAAGCAGATTCCACAAGGTCGCCAAGCTGTCCAAAAATGCTGAGCAAAAGGGTAATAAACATAACTAGCACATATGATGGCAAAAACCCTGTAATCGCCTGAAACACAAGTGATAACACGACCGCTGTGACGATTCCGCCAATAAATCCTTCTACTGTTTTGTTAGGGCTAATCTCCGGCCAAAGTTTTCGTTTCCCCAGTGACTTCCCAATGAAATAGGCTCCTGAGTCGGTGGACCAAATAATCACCGCTGCGAAGAAAATCGCACTCATGCCGTATAAACCTCTGATTTGAATAAAATAATAAAAGCTGACGCCAATATATAGTGTGGCTAATACAACAAAAGCAACCTCATCGAATGTGAAAGAGTTCTTGCTCAGTACTGTATACGTTAAAAGAATTAAGATTGCAAATAAAGCAATCTGCATTTTCGATGCGTCCACGTTTGTAAAGAAGCTATTCTCTCCGCCCATTAAAAGCCAAAGCAATACTAAGCTGACGACACCAGGAAAGCTGAAAATAGAAATCTTTTTCATTCTCAAAAGCTCAAAGAGAGCGACACTTCCCATTAAATAAATCAGTAGGGTAAATGGCATTTGTCCATAAATCACAGCTAATAAAAATAGCGCCGCTGCCAAAACACCCGTCAAAATTCTTTGTTTCATCTGCACCACCCTCTAAATTCCACCGAACCTCCGGCCACGGCGCTGGTATTCTCCGATAGCGCCTATGAGATGCTCATCAGAAAAGTCAGGCCAAAGCACATCCGTAAAGACAAACTCGCTGTACGCAATTTGCCAAAGCATAAAGTTGCTTAATCTAATTTCTCCACTTGTGCGAATAAGCAAATCCGGATCTTGAAGAGATTCTGTCATTAAATAAGCTGAAAACATTTCTTCTGTGATGTCCTCTGCTCTAAGCTTACCTTCTTTGACTTTTTCAGAAATTTGTCTGCATGCTGTGACGATTTCTGTACGTCCTCCGTAATTGAGCGCAAAGTTCAGTACGAGTCCTTTATTATTTGCCGTACTTTTTACTGCGTTCTCTACCGCTTTTTTTGTATGCGGCGGGAGACCGTCTGGATCACCTGTTAAACGCACACGGACATTTTCCTCAATGAGTTCAGGCAGGTAGATGTTCAAAAATTCTTCGGGTAGCTTCATTAAAAAGTCTACTTCTAGTTTTGGTCGTTTCCAATTTTCTGTAGAGAAAGCATACAAAGTCAACACTTTGACATTCAGCTCATTTGCAAGCTTTGTCATGCGCTTGACGACTTTCATCCCTTCATGATGTCCTGCTACCCGAGGAAGTGCACGTTTTTTAGCCCATCTTCCATTCCCATCCATGATAATAGCGATATGTTCAGGAATTTCTCCATTTAATATGTCTTCTTTTGTCAAGCTTTCTAAGTTGGAAGTAGCTGTTTGCTGATTCTTCCAATTTTTGAGTATATTGAGCATGAGATTCCTCCATCACCCAAAAAGGTTGCGTTCCCGCTAATAATATAGTCATCAACAGTATTAACAAAAAAACCCCCTGTAAACATGAAGAGGGTCTTTTCACTATTATCTATTGTACATAGTTTTTTCTTAAACTTCCATGATTTCTTTTTCTTTGTCTTTCGTCACGTCGTCAATTTTAGCCACATATTCATCTGTCAATTTTTGTACATCCTCTGTAGATGACCTTAATTCATCTTCTGTGATCTCACCGTTTTTCTCAAGCTTTTTCAAGTCATCGTTTGCATCACGACGAATATTGCGAACAGCTACTTTTGCTTCTTCTGAGTATTTTTTCACAACTTTCACAAGCTCTTTACGTCTTTCTTCAGTTAACGCAGGAATGGCAATACGGATCACATTCCCATCACTTGTTGGCGTAATCCCAAGATCAGACTTTTGGATCGCTTTTTCAATATCACCGATCGCTGTTTTATCGTAAGGTGTGACAATCAGCATACGTGCTTCTGGCACTGTAATAGATGCGATTTGATTAAGCGGTGTTTGTGCACCGTAATATTCAACTGTGACTTTATCTAATAATGAAGCATTTGCTCTCCCAGCTCGAACTGTTGCTAGTTCACGCCCGAATGCTGTAACTGCTTTTTCCATTTTCTCTTTCGCTTGGCTTAACACTTCTTTTGACACGTTATTTCCCCCTCACGATCGTTCCGATTGATTCACCATTTACGGCACGTTTAATATTTCCTTCTTCCATAATTGAGAACACGATTAATGGAATGTCATTATCCATACATAATGAGGACGCAGTAGAATCCATTACAGCAAGCCCTTCTTTTAACACATCAAGATATGATAGCTTATCATATTTTACTGCATCCGCATCTGTACGAGGATCAGCACTGTAAACACCGTCTACATTATTCTTCGCCATTAAAATGACATCTGCTTCAATTTCTGCTGCACGTAGAGCTGCTGTTGTATCTGTAGAGAAATATGGGTTCCCAGTACCGGCAGCAAAAATGACGACACGTTTCTTCTCGAGGTGACGGATCGCTTTTCTTCTTATGTACGGTTCTGCAACCTGTCTCATTTCGATAGAGGTTTGTACTCTAGACTGAATACCAAGTGTCTCTAAACTATCCTGTAATGCTAGTGAATTCATTACTGTTGCAAGCATCCCCATATAGTCTGCAGTTGCTCGGTCCATTCCTAGGTCACTGCCTGTCTTTCCGCGCCAAAGATTCCCTCCGCCTACGACTACTGCAACTTCAACATCAAGTTCTGCAATTTCTTTCACTTGCTTTGCAATTGATTGAATGACAGTCGGGTTAATTCCATTTCCAGCTTCACCTGCTAGTGCTTCGCCACTTAGCTTCAGTACAATACGTTTATATTTCGGTTTGCTCATGATAACCTCCAAGTGTAAACTATGCCGTCTCTTATTATGCGTAAGAAATGGTCTTTTGTAAATCAATATCCTCTAAAAAATAGGGAACACAGTATTTGTGCTCCCTCAAAAAGCCCCAGAGAGCTTTTCAAACATTATTTTTTCACTTGGCTCATTACTTCTTCAGCAAAGTTGTCTTGACGCTTCTCAATCCCTTCGCCCACTTCATAGCGAACATAAGTTTGAACAGTTGCGTTTTTCGCACCTACCACTTGTTTCACTTTTTCATCTGGGTTTTTAACGAAAGGTTGGTCAAGTAAGCAAATTTCTTCGAAGAATTTGTTTAGACGACCTTCAACCATTTTAGCAACGATATTCTCAGGCTTTCCTTCTTGAAGCGCTTGCTGCGTTAATAATTCACGCTCACGGTTTGCTTCTTCTTCAGACACTTGGTCACGAGAAATATATTTTGGATTGATAGCAGCAACGTGCATTGCTACGTCTTTTGCAAGCTCTTCATCAGTTGTTCCGTTAAGGACTGCTAATACACCGATACGACCGCCCATGTGTAGGTAAGAACCGAATACAGCGTTATCTTCTTTTGTGACAACAGAGAAACGACGTAGTGTAATTTTCTCTCCGATCTTTGCAATTGCAGATGTGATATGCTCTTCAACTGTTGAACCGTTCTCCATTTTAGAAGCATGAGCTTCTTCAATTGTAGCAGGTTTTGCAGCAAGTAAATGATCAGCAAGTTCATGAAGAAGTGTTTGGAACCCTTCGTTTTTCGCAACAAAGTCAGTTTCAGAGTTAACTTCTAGGATCACTCCTGTATTGCCATCTGTTTTGATTAAAGTTAATCCTTCTGCAGCAATGCGGTCTGCTTTTTTCGCAGCTTTTGCGATGCCTTTTTCTCTTAGAAGGTCGATTGCTTTTTCGATGTCACCATCAGTTTCTGTTAACGCTTTTTTGCAGTCCATCATACCTGCACCAGTTTTTTGGCGCAATTCTTTTACTAATTGAGCAGTAATTGCCATTTTACATTTCCTCCTTCTATGTCATAACACGGATTACTAGGTGAAAAAAAGGTGATAAAAGGCATTTCCCTCTTATCACCTTTTGAATAGGTTAAGCAGTTGTTGTTTCAGATTCTGTCGTTTCTTCTACAACAGCTTCTTCTTCGCCTTGTTTAGACTCAAGAATTGCATCTGCCATTTTTGCAGTTAGCAATTTTACAGCACGAATTGCATCGTCGTTTGCAGGGATAACAACATCAATTTCGTCAGGATCACAGTTCGTGTCAACGATACCGATGATTGGGATGTTTAGCTTACGAGCTTCTGCAACTGCAATGCGCTCTTTACGAGGATCGATAATGAAAAGTGCATCTGGAAGACTCTTCATGTCTTTAATTCCACCTAAGAATTTTTCAAGACGCTCTAATTCTTTCTTCAATTGAACGACTTCTTTCTTTGGAAGAACTTCGAATGTGCCGTTTTCTTGCATTTTTTCAATATCTTTCAAACGCTTGATACGTTTTTGGATTGTTTCAAAGTTTGTTAATGTTCCACCAAGCCAGCGCTGGTTTACATAGAACATTCCAGAACGGATTGCTTCTTCTTTTACTGAATCTTGTGCTTGTTTTTTTGTTCCAACGAAAAGGATTTTTCCTCCGTCAGCAGCAAGGTTTTTTGTGAAGTTGTAAGCTTCTTCTACTTTTTTCACCGTTTTTTGAAGATCGATGATGTAGATGCCGTTACGCTCTGTAAAGATGTAACGCTTCATTTTTGGGTTCCAACGGCGTGTTTGGTGACCGAAGTGAACACCAGCTTCTAACAATTGCTTCATAGAAATAACTGACATTTTATTTCCTCCTAATATAATGGTTTTTTTCCTCCGCTTAAGTCATGTCCACATAAAACTGCGACACGGCAGCACCTTCATATGAATCATTAAGCGTGTGTATTTAACACCAAGAAATAATATAACACATGATGAACTGACAATCAACAATCCTTTACAGCTTTCCGCTAAATTTTAATAAAAGCTCGATTTCTGTCTTACCAGTCTTCAATTGTTTTGCTATTTCTTCTATTGTTATCCCGCGATCATATAGTGCTTTCACTTGATCTTGAAATGCTTCTTCTTTTTCATCAACAGAAGATGTGGTGCTTGCTGCTTCTTTACCTAGAACGGGTTCATTTACCTTCTCTTCCTGCACCTCTACTACGTCTAAGAGAGCCGATAGGTGCTCTGGAACTGGATCTTCACTTTCTTTCAATTGCTGGGATTCAGTTTGTGGTTGTGGTTGCTTTGGTGTCTGAAGATCCGTTTTCAGCTCTTCAGCAAAAGAATCAGGGGAAGAGGCCGCAACTTTTGATAGTTTGTCGTTTTCTTCTTTGACTTCCATCAAGAAAGCAGCCAGGGTGTTTTCCGTTTCTTCTAAAATCTCTCGTTGCTTTTGTTCAGTCGCCTTAAGCGAATTCATTCTAGTATATAAAATGATAACAAAATAAATAAGTGCAGCATGGAGCATAAAGCTAATCAGCCATAACATATTTTTTCACTCACTAACTCTTTTAGGATTGAATGGCTTTATCAAGCAAATGTTTAAGCTTGAACAATGCCTTTGAATGAATTTGTGAAATGCGGGAGGTTGATAAGTTGAGCACTTGACCAATTTCCGTTAATGTCAATTCCTCTTTATAGAAAAGGCTAATCACAAGCTTTTCCTTTTCCGAAAGCTCTGTTATTTTTTCCGAAAGCTGTTCAATTAACTCATCTTTCAGCATTTTCTCTTCAGGTGTCACAGACTTCTCGTCACGGATCATGACTTGGATGTTTTCCCCGTCTTCTTGATCGTGCAATTTTTCATCAATAGAGAGTAAATTTGCAAAGAAGCCCTCATTCATCGTTGTGAAAACATCCTGCTCACTTATGCCCAGTTCCTCAGCAACCTCAGTTGGCGTCACATTACGCAAGTAACGCTGTTCAAGCTTTTCGATAGCCGCTTCTACTTTTTTGGTTTTTTCTCTTGATGTACGAGGTAGCCAGTCCTCTTTACGAAGACCGTCGATGATCGCCCCGCGGATTCTGAAGGATGCATATGTATCAAACTTCAGATCTCTACCAGGGTCAAATTTTTCAAGAGCATCATATAAACCGAGCATCCCTAGACTCATCAAGTCTTCTTTATGCACTGACTTTGGAAGACCTATGGAAATTCTTCCAACATGATATGTGACAAGCGGCATATAGCGGCGTATAAGATCATCTCCAGCAGCCGGATCCTTCCACTCTTTCCACCTAGCCCATAGCGCCTGATCTTCGTAATTTAAGGATTGCATCTTTCTCCCCCTATACTTCCTTAGTTATATCTTCTGAATGCCTTTCTTTACAGTGCGGATTTCTAATTCAGTTGTCAGCGGATCGAATTCAATCGTACGACCGCTGTTCCCGCCCGTATCCTCACTGATGATCGGGATATGATAAAGAGACAGATGTTTTTTAACGGCTGATACATTTCTAGGTCCAATTCTCATCAGATCATTGGTCGATTTAAATTTAAACATCTCAGCGCCTCCTGCCAATTTCGCCTTTAGCGCATGTTTGCGTGCTCCTTCTTTTAAGAGCAAGTCCACTGTATGCTTAACACCTGTATCAGCATACTTGGCCAAATTATCGACCTTTCCTTTTGCAAGCGATGAATCTGGAAGCATGATGTGAACAAGACCAGCTAGTTTTTTCTCTTGATCAAACAGTACAAGTCCCACGCAAGAACCAAGACCAGATGTACGAATTCGATCTGGTGTTTTCACAAGTTGAACATCCGCAATACCAACCTTTACAACTGCCGGAGTTTGCACGTTCATCATAGGTTACCTAATGCTTTGAACAGCTTGTCAAACGATTCAAAGTCTGGTAATAAAAACATATTTCCTTTCAGCTCTTGCTTATTTTGATCATCGTATATAGATGTATCAATGACAATCGCCTGATCTCCGAGAGGACTTAGCTGCATTAAGCCTTCACTTATGACAGCACCAAACATATCAAGTGTGACATCAGGCACACTCGGATAAAGCTGTAGCTTGGTTAAATCGGCAAGGGCTGATAAATATGAGCCTGCTAAAATATTTCCTAACTCGTGCAGCGCTGATGTTCCTAGCACATGTTCATGGATGGTATCAATATCAAATGCTGGCTCTTGCACAAGCTCTCTGACAAATTGCTCAGCCTGCTCAAAAGGCATAATGAAATAGATCGAGCCGGATAAATCTCCTTCCATTCGAAGAAAGATGCTTGCAACTGGAAGATCTGCCCCGCCAAAGAAATCCATTAATTCTTCAAACGAGAGAACTTTAACAAAAGGAACAGCCATATCTATTTTGCGATTTAATAGGTTTGCAAGAGCAGACGCTGCATGGCCTGCCCCTATATTCCCAACTTCTCTTAAAACATCTAGCTGCTCATCTCTCATTTCACTGAAAATGTTCATGTCACATCCCCCTTAATGAACAGGTGCACCTTGGATACTATTGTCGAGAACAGCACCAGCATGAATGATATTAAATAGACGCTGATCATGCTTAATAATCCCTGTCACCCACGATTGTCCATCTTTTTCAGAATCTGGAGAGGATTCTACCTCTTCCTGATAAACAGTAATGACATCATTTGCCTCATCAACAATCCAACCGACTTCAATTTCACCAACAGATACAATGATCATTCTTGTTTCGTCAGTGATCTCATGATCAGTTGCGCCAAGTCTTACTCTTAAATCAATGACTGGGGTGACAACACCGCGCAGATTAATGACACCGCATATATATGGAGCAACACCGGGAATTCTTGTCGGCTGCTGCCACTTTTCAATGGACTTTACTTCTGATACTGAAATAGCGTATTCTTTTTTGTTTACGACAAACACAATCATCTTTTCGCCAGTTTTGATATCTGTACTCATTTCAGACCGCTCCTCTATTGTTTTTTACTTAATTAGTGCATTACAGTCAACGATGAGTGCAACTTGACCGTCACCTAAGATTGTTGCGCCTGATATCGCAAATACGTTTGGCAGGTAGTCTCCTAATGATTTCAATACAACCTCTTGCTGTCCGATAAATGAATCGACAACGAATGCTGTTAGTTTATCACCTTTACGGACAACGATGATGTGCAGTTCGTCCTCTAATTCTTTCGCATTTGGTACGTGGAACTGTTTCTTTAAATACACGACTGGTACGATAAATCCGCGGAAATCAATGACTTCCCGATCATGCGTTTGAAGGATATCGCTTTTCTTAATCACAGCCGTTTCGATAATAGAAGAAATCGGAATCGCAAATGTCTCTTCTTCAAGTTTCACAAGGAGGACCGAAATAATTGACAGAGTCAATGGTAACTGGATAGAAAATAAAGAGCCTTGTCCTTCTGTTGAATTGATGCTCACAGAACCGCCTAATGATTCTAGTTTGTTCTTTACTACATCAAGCCCTACACCACGTCCTGAAATGTCAGAAATCGTATCGGCTGTAGAGAATCCTGGAGCAAAGATAAGAGAATCGATTTGATGATCTTCAAGAGATTCCGCTTCTCTTTCTGTAATCACACCACGCTCTAGTGCCTTTTCAAGAACCTTTTTACGGTTAATTCCACCGCCATCATCTTCTACTTCAATAAAGACGTGGTTACCACTATGATAAGCCTTTAATAAGACAGTTCCTTTTTCAGGCTTGCCTTTTTTC includes the following:
- the rpsB gene encoding 30S ribosomal protein S2: MSVISMKQLLEAGVHFGHQTRRWNPKMKRYIFTERNGIYIIDLQKTVKKVEEAYNFTKNLAADGGKILFVGTKKQAQDSVKEEAIRSGMFYVNQRWLGGTLTNFETIQKRIKRLKDIEKMQENGTFEVLPKKEVVQLKKELERLEKFLGGIKDMKSLPDALFIIDPRKERIAVAEARKLNIPIIGIVDTNCDPDEIDVVIPANDDAIRAVKLLTAKMADAILESKQGEEEAVVEETTESETTTA
- the dxr gene encoding 1-deoxy-D-xylulose-5-phosphate reductoisomerase; the encoded protein is MKYISLLGATGSIGEQTLDVIKQHPNEFHLKAMTFGRNVDKAIPIIEHFQPEFVGCIDEDTYHTLKEHSFSYKVKMAIGDEANTLAATYDSVDVVVNALVGSVGLVPTLKAMEQKKTIALANKETLVTAGHIVKEYANKYDVPLLPVDSEHSAIFQCLQGEQAKNIERLIVTASGGSFRDKKRTELEGVTVEEALNHPNWSMGAKITIDSATMMNKGLEVIEAHWLFDIPYDRIDVLLHKESIIHSMVEFHDKSVMAQLGTPDMRVPIQYALTYPDRAPLKEAKSLNLWEIGQLNFQKADFDRYRCLHFAYESGKIGGTMPAVLNAANEVAVDAFLKGNVTFLQIEELIEKALIRHHVISKPSLQEIHEVDKDTRDFVQSILT
- a CDS encoding phosphatidate cytidylyltransferase → MKQRILTGVLAAALFLLAVIYGQMPFTLLIYLMGSVALFELLRMKKISIFSFPGVVSLVLLWLLMGGENSFFTNVDASKMQIALFAILILLTYTVLSKNSFTFDEVAFVVLATLYIGVSFYYFIQIRGLYGMSAIFFAAVIIWSTDSGAYFIGKSLGKRKLWPEISPNKTVEGFIGGIVTAVVLSLVFQAITGFLPSYVLVMFITLLLSIFGQLGDLVESALKRHYDVKDSGHILPGHGGILDRFDSFLFVLPFLYLLLVTFAG
- a CDS encoding isoprenyl transferase, which encodes MLNILKNWKNQQTATSNLESLTKEDILNGEIPEHIAIIMDGNGRWAKKRALPRVAGHHEGMKVVKRMTKLANELNVKVLTLYAFSTENWKRPKLEVDFLMKLPEEFLNIYLPELIEENVRVRLTGDPDGLPPHTKKAVENAVKSTANNKGLVLNFALNYGGRTEIVTACRQISEKVKEGKLRAEDITEEMFSAYLMTESLQDPDLLIRTSGEIRLSNFMLWQIAYSEFVFTDVLWPDFSDEHLIGAIGEYQRRGRRFGGI
- a CDS encoding chemotaxis protein CheW, producing the protein MSTDIKTGEKMIVFVVNKKEYAISVSEVKSIEKWQQPTRIPGVAPYICGVINLRGVVTPVIDLRVRLGATDHEITDETRMIIVSVGEIEVGWIVDEANDVITVYQEEVESSPDSEKDGQSWVTGIIKHDQRLFNIIHAGAVLDNSIQGAPVH
- the pyrH gene encoding UMP kinase; the encoded protein is MSKPKYKRIVLKLSGEALAGEAGNGINPTVIQSIAKQVKEIAELDVEVAVVVGGGNLWRGKTGSDLGMDRATADYMGMLATVMNSLALQDSLETLGIQSRVQTSIEMRQVAEPYIRRKAIRHLEKKRVVIFAAGTGNPYFSTDTTAALRAAEIEADVILMAKNNVDGVYSADPRTDADAVKYDKLSYLDVLKEGLAVMDSTASSLCMDNDIPLIVFSIMEEGNIKRAVNGESIGTIVRGK
- the tsf gene encoding translation elongation factor Ts, which produces MAITAQLVKELRQKTGAGMMDCKKALTETDGDIEKAIDLLREKGIAKAAKKADRIAAEGLTLIKTDGNTGVILEVNSETDFVAKNEGFQTLLHELADHLLAAKPATIEEAHASKMENGSTVEEHITSAIAKIGEKITLRRFSVVTKEDNAVFGSYLHMGGRIGVLAVLNGTTDEELAKDVAMHVAAINPKYISRDQVSEEEANRERELLTQQALQEGKPENIVAKMVEGRLNKFFEEICLLDQPFVKNPDEKVKQVVGAKNATVQTYVRYEVGEGIEKRQDNFAEEVMSQVKK
- the frr gene encoding ribosome recycling factor; amino-acid sequence: MSKEVLSQAKEKMEKAVTAFGRELATVRAGRANASLLDKVTVEYYGAQTPLNQIASITVPEARMLIVTPYDKTAIGDIEKAIQKSDLGITPTSDGNVIRIAIPALTEERRKELVKVVKKYSEEAKVAVRNIRRDANDDLKKLEKNGEITEDELRSSTEDVQKLTDEYVAKIDDVTKDKEKEIMEV
- a CDS encoding FliA/WhiG family RNA polymerase sigma factor; the encoded protein is MQSLNYEDQALWARWKEWKDPAAGDDLIRRYMPLVTYHVGRISIGLPKSVHKEDLMSLGMLGLYDALEKFDPGRDLKFDTYASFRIRGAIIDGLRKEDWLPRTSREKTKKVEAAIEKLEQRYLRNVTPTEVAEELGISEQDVFTTMNEGFFANLLSIDEKLHDQEDGENIQVMIRDEKSVTPEEKMLKDELIEQLSEKITELSEKEKLVISLFYKEELTLTEIGQVLNLSTSRISQIHSKALFKLKHLLDKAIQS
- a CDS encoding chemotaxis protein CheD, giving the protein MNVQTPAVVKVGIADVQLVKTPDRIRTSGLGSCVGLVLFDQEKKLAGLVHIMLPDSSLAKGKVDNLAKYADTGVKHTVDLLLKEGARKHALKAKLAGGAEMFKFKSTNDLMRIGPRNVSAVKKHLSLYHIPIISEDTGGNSGRTIEFDPLTTELEIRTVKKGIQKI
- a CDS encoding Swarming motility protein SwrB — its product is MLWLISFMLHAALIYFVIILYTRMNSLKATEQKQREILEETENTLAAFLMEVKEENDKLSKVAASSPDSFAEELKTDLQTPKQPQPQTESQQLKESEDPVPEHLSALLDVVEVQEEKVNEPVLGKEAASTTSSVDEKEEAFQDQVKALYDRGITIEEIAKQLKTGKTEIELLLKFSGKL
- a CDS encoding chemotaxis protein CheC, with protein sequence MNIFSEMRDEQLDVLREVGNIGAGHAASALANLLNRKIDMAVPFVKVLSFEELMDFFGGADLPVASIFLRMEGDLSGSIYFIMPFEQAEQFVRELVQEPAFDIDTIHEHVLGTSALHELGNILAGSYLSALADLTKLQLYPSVPDVTLDMFGAVISEGLMQLSPLGDQAIVIDTSIYDDQNKQELKGNMFLLPDFESFDKLFKALGNL